One stretch of Saprospiraceae bacterium DNA includes these proteins:
- a CDS encoding gliding motility-associated C-terminal domain-containing protein produces MKSRLLSASLLFVALFFAPSVYGQNTFTVNIVGPTFLCAGQCDTFYAQVLNIPTPASDSFKWAIMGPNGYTAFGVGERFFFCPTSTQFATGTYTLLVQVISANGAVMASDTHIVTVLNFLPLDIVSNNFAPCNFDSTNINPDFQPCEKVCPNTTVTYSVQASNPGGSQSTLTWQVSGALAYTVNPPLNNSVTVTWGGPGVGSVVVVADGGISGACAGENARCVTIIAEPEAKFTSDPAPTGNTLQVCKGQTVYFQNQSIGADGYEWFFSDDLSTSLEVNPQHVFPTPGNYTVRLIARSDCLCSDTTTLNMEVLDAEAPTLDCVGTLCPGAVVTYTASNACPPYAWAVTPNGTVLSGGSAGTDSITVQWDGGPFGTITLGAQPCSGAACPNPANIRVPIISDDAVIQGVGNVCPAATEVYSIEAYGGTGFTWTLSGGGTITEGQGTNRITVKWLDSPNPSVTHWLTVEYDNCYLGCGGKDSLAIRIVSPFIINGPVELCEGETGNFASRLSVNFQNIACNWTLFAPNGSVAWTSAAPTASPAIPLSSGGGLYRVLALPNDPSLTCSAQATWVVNVTSRPAKPVILGDAGICPNTTYTYETSGTSSANRIRWTVQNGPGGTTEYLGNKINVTWGSVNPRWISVAQVSNNGLNCTSDTALLNIQNLGLVFISGQQVVCEDTKSTYTLPGIQNLNVNWSISPPSAGAVTAGQGLNVVEIFWTEAGGHVISLDVCGQISSLPVTVIALPDPAVQYAGSVCPGQTTPIQTATPYINYSWRDANGTELADTPTVDLGVGSYSVQVEDANGCVGSQPFTVNEGPAPNISITTADPTGFCNNSVFVTLTALANADGDLVYQWFQNGNPVGANTPTFATNQYGIYSVQVTNPDGCTAVAGSISLFNYCGGSGGGGSGFPGASEPFCPAGSANFSVNATAECNTFNFQVIPSPQYVPGSAFWTFGISGGSILGTATSENPSFTFLNAGKYIATLRVTLQNGDVCVVSDSVRVAAAAQFTVTADCAGAITSFQDASTFLPGNSIAQWNWDFDDPASGSSNFSTLRNPTHLYANVGSPIATLVITANNGCTSTASQTVFVPGGTPAPFMLPGAQCQGNALEFLATVPPEITQLNWNFGDLISGAANNATSNPAYHSYNATGNFAVALTTTNAYGCTATETQILTITPNTLAGSITPSNPAPICEGTSVTLTAPPGAVSYLWSDNATTTASFTATQEGVYTVTMTDANGCTFSPPVVNVKINPGPDALIKALLQNDLGQTIGTAYPTLASCEGEDVRLILQSSGNYTYVWSNGNGTEQQISFTDDRNNLLSIGTHVFTVTVTDIANGCTSVTDPFVVTVNPVPSAAPITASGVCAGDANVLTYTGAQNPGWELIWNNGSTGSSITTQNPGIYFVRVVNEFGCSAKSNVLNILPGPNVAAIPGGCHTRCRPDTLCLPTIPNIVSWQWYFNGNPVPGANSPNFVATENGAYYAELTDIFGCTNQSDPLQLNLLDGFGNINGQVWADVNNNGIIDAGDTLVSGILVNLLQNGNPVETGQSGANGAFSFVNVAASDYVVEIDAAQLPAGWSIIVGQNTLSLVGCNALGESALLLGTCTSTSSSLTAGVCPGAFYNFNGTLIAPGQTQTFTLTGSNGCDSIVTVTVLGLPLLTSTLNVSVCPGALYDYNGTLIAPGQSQAFNLSNAAGCDSIVTVVVSALPTSASALDFSTCTGTLYDYNGTLIAPGETRVFTLVNAAGCDSIVTVTVSESPSEYIVAQAFVCEGDSLLLDGVWIQANSSHIFAYQNTFGCDSIVEVAVGTFGPLETSSLDTVICPGQTFPYNGLQLAPGSITDVVLSNIWGCDSIVRVTVNAYTVAPQLLEVSVCPGEAYLFNGETMLAGETRDFVFQTPEGCDSLVRVSVTALPDATFDLLTQPSCATSPTGSLRVNNVAGGLPPYRYSLDGLVFQDEMVFDKQAAGNYTVFLEDSNGCFFEQQATVPTLPALEVALPDGILPCDAPFTRLEPLVGGNLTGLAFRWFNGDTTAFASVAEVGTVWVEVSNQCETVRREALVSWEGLAANSNYVYVPNVFKPASNDPDNSQFRPHFQPGLTLLEYRFEVFDRWGNRLFSAVQPDAGWRGIFRGDDMNPGVFVWYLKARFAFCGRERNLLLSGDVTVVR; encoded by the coding sequence ATGAAAAGCCGGTTGCTCTCCGCTTCCTTGCTCTTTGTCGCACTTTTTTTTGCCCCAAGCGTTTATGGGCAAAACACTTTTACTGTCAACATCGTGGGCCCTACTTTTTTGTGTGCGGGCCAGTGCGACACGTTTTATGCGCAGGTGCTGAATATCCCAACTCCAGCGTCGGACTCTTTCAAATGGGCCATCATGGGCCCCAACGGATACACCGCGTTTGGGGTTGGCGAACGTTTCTTTTTTTGTCCCACCTCCACACAGTTTGCCACAGGCACTTACACCCTTTTGGTTCAAGTGATTAGCGCCAATGGCGCTGTGATGGCTTCGGACACGCATATTGTCACGGTGTTGAATTTTTTGCCACTTGATATTGTCTCCAACAATTTCGCTCCATGCAATTTTGACAGCACCAATATAAACCCGGATTTCCAGCCCTGCGAAAAGGTATGCCCCAACACTACCGTCACCTATTCCGTGCAAGCGAGCAATCCGGGCGGCTCGCAAAGCACCTTGACTTGGCAAGTGTCGGGTGCGCTTGCTTACACCGTCAACCCTCCGCTCAACAATTCTGTCACCGTCACTTGGGGCGGGCCGGGTGTGGGGTCAGTAGTAGTCGTGGCAGATGGGGGTATTTCAGGAGCGTGTGCGGGCGAGAACGCGCGTTGTGTCACCATCATCGCCGAACCTGAGGCCAAATTTACCAGCGACCCCGCTCCGACAGGCAACACGTTGCAGGTATGTAAAGGCCAAACCGTTTATTTTCAAAATCAAAGCATAGGCGCGGACGGCTACGAGTGGTTTTTCAGCGACGACCTTTCGACCTCGCTTGAGGTAAACCCACAACACGTTTTCCCGACCCCGGGCAATTACACCGTCCGTCTCATCGCGCGAAGCGATTGCCTTTGCTCCGATACCACCACGCTGAACATGGAAGTGCTCGACGCGGAAGCGCCCACACTGGATTGCGTGGGCACCTTATGCCCCGGAGCCGTCGTCACCTATACTGCCTCGAACGCCTGCCCGCCCTACGCATGGGCGGTTACGCCAAACGGAACAGTGCTGAGTGGGGGAAGCGCCGGCACGGATAGCATCACGGTTCAATGGGACGGAGGGCCGTTCGGCACCATTACTTTGGGGGCGCAGCCTTGCTCTGGCGCAGCTTGCCCCAATCCAGCGAATATCCGAGTACCGATTATATCGGACGATGCAGTCATTCAAGGCGTGGGGAACGTTTGCCCTGCTGCCACGGAAGTGTATTCGATAGAGGCTTATGGCGGCACCGGATTCACCTGGACGCTTTCTGGCGGCGGCACCATCACCGAAGGCCAAGGGACGAACCGAATCACGGTGAAATGGCTGGATTCGCCCAACCCTTCCGTGACACATTGGCTCACCGTCGAATACGACAATTGTTATCTTGGCTGTGGCGGGAAGGATTCGCTTGCTATTCGGATTGTTTCGCCTTTCATCATCAATGGCCCGGTCGAACTCTGCGAAGGCGAAACTGGCAATTTCGCTTCTCGATTGAGTGTCAATTTCCAAAATATTGCCTGCAATTGGACCCTTTTTGCGCCCAATGGCTCTGTTGCGTGGACATCAGCAGCCCCCACCGCCTCGCCAGCGATTCCTCTCAGCAGCGGAGGGGGGCTTTATCGGGTGTTGGCCTTGCCTAACGACCCCTCACTAACTTGCTCGGCACAAGCCACTTGGGTGGTCAACGTGACAAGTCGCCCAGCCAAACCGGTAATCTTGGGCGATGCTGGCATTTGCCCCAACACAACCTATACCTACGAGACAAGCGGCACTTCTTCTGCCAACAGAATAAGATGGACGGTGCAAAATGGCCCGGGAGGGACCACCGAATATTTGGGGAACAAAATAAACGTGACGTGGGGGAGCGTCAACCCGCGTTGGATTTCGGTGGCGCAAGTTTCTAACAACGGCCTCAACTGTACCTCTGACACAGCTTTGCTCAATATCCAAAACCTCGGCCTTGTTTTCATAAGCGGCCAACAAGTGGTGTGCGAGGACACGAAATCTACCTATACGTTGCCGGGGATTCAAAATCTCAACGTCAACTGGAGCATATCTCCCCCGTCGGCGGGTGCCGTCACGGCGGGGCAGGGACTGAATGTTGTTGAGATTTTTTGGACAGAGGCCGGAGGCCATGTCATTTCACTTGATGTGTGTGGTCAAATCTCATCCCTGCCAGTCACCGTCATTGCATTGCCCGACCCTGCGGTGCAATATGCTGGCAGTGTGTGTCCCGGCCAAACAACCCCCATTCAAACCGCAACTCCCTACATCAATTACTCTTGGCGCGATGCGAACGGCACAGAGTTGGCCGACACGCCTACGGTGGACTTGGGCGTTGGGAGCTATTCCGTGCAGGTGGAGGATGCCAATGGATGTGTGGGCAGCCAGCCATTTACCGTGAACGAAGGGCCTGCCCCCAACATAAGCATCACAACTGCTGACCCAACGGGGTTTTGCAACAACTCCGTTTTCGTCACCTTGACCGCTCTCGCCAATGCGGATGGCGACCTTGTTTACCAATGGTTTCAAAATGGGAACCCCGTGGGTGCCAACACGCCCACGTTTGCCACCAACCAATATGGCATTTACTCGGTGCAGGTGACCAACCCGGATGGGTGCACGGCAGTGGCTGGCAGCATCTCTTTGTTCAACTATTGCGGTGGAAGCGGCGGCGGCGGCTCTGGTTTCCCTGGGGCCAGCGAGCCTTTTTGCCCTGCTGGCAGCGCCAATTTTTCGGTGAATGCCACAGCGGAATGCAACACCTTCAATTTTCAGGTCATTCCAAGCCCTCAATATGTGCCGGGGTCGGCGTTCTGGACATTTGGCATTTCGGGTGGTTCCATTCTCGGCACGGCTACGAGCGAAAACCCTTCTTTTACTTTTTTGAACGCTGGAAAATACATTGCCACGCTTCGCGTCACGCTTCAAAACGGCGATGTGTGTGTCGTGTCGGACTCGGTTCGCGTGGCGGCGGCGGCTCAATTCACCGTGACGGCTGATTGCGCGGGAGCCATCACGAGTTTTCAGGATGCCAGCACTTTCTTGCCGGGCAACTCCATCGCCCAGTGGAATTGGGATTTTGATGACCCAGCGAGTGGCAGCAGCAATTTTTCCACGCTCCGCAACCCGACACACCTCTACGCCAATGTAGGTTCTCCCATAGCCACGTTGGTAATTACGGCAAACAATGGCTGCACTTCCACCGCCAGCCAGACGGTGTTTGTGCCGGGAGGCACGCCCGCGCCCTTCATGTTGCCCGGCGCGCAATGCCAAGGCAATGCGCTTGAGTTTTTGGCTACCGTGCCGCCCGAAATCACTCAACTCAATTGGAATTTCGGCGACCTGATATCAGGAGCGGCCAACAATGCCACGAGCAACCCTGCATACCATAGCTATAACGCAACGGGCAATTTCGCGGTAGCTCTCACCACGACAAACGCTTATGGATGCACGGCCACCGAAACCCAAATCCTGACCATCACCCCTAACACGCTTGCTGGTAGCATCACCCCCAGCAATCCCGCACCCATCTGCGAAGGCACCTCCGTCACACTTACTGCTCCACCCGGGGCTGTGTCTTATTTGTGGTCGGACAATGCCACCACCACCGCAAGTTTCACCGCCACACAAGAGGGGGTTTACACTGTGACCATGACAGATGCCAACGGCTGCACTTTTTCCCCGCCGGTGGTCAATGTAAAAATCAATCCCGGACCCGACGCGCTTATCAAGGCATTGTTGCAAAACGACTTGGGACAAACCATCGGAACCGCCTATCCCACTTTGGCCTCTTGCGAAGGGGAGGACGTGCGCCTCATCTTGCAATCAAGCGGCAACTACACTTACGTCTGGTCAAATGGCAACGGCACCGAACAACAAATCTCCTTTACCGACGACCGCAACAATCTTCTCAGCATCGGCACGCACGTTTTCACCGTGACGGTGACCGACATTGCCAACGGGTGCACGTCCGTGACGGACCCGTTTGTCGTGACGGTCAATCCCGTCCCGAGCGCCGCCCCCATCACCGCGTCAGGCGTTTGTGCGGGCGATGCCAACGTGTTGACCTATACTGGAGCGCAAAATCCGGGTTGGGAGCTTATCTGGAACAATGGTTCGACAGGCTCAAGCATCACGACTCAAAACCCCGGGATTTATTTTGTCCGCGTGGTCAACGAGTTTGGCTGTTCGGCCAAAAGCAACGTCCTCAACATCTTGCCCGGCCCCAACGTGGCCGCTATTCCGGGCGGCTGCCACACCCGATGCCGCCCCGACACGCTGTGCCTTCCCACTATCCCCAACATTGTCAGTTGGCAATGGTATTTCAATGGCAATCCTGTGCCGGGCGCCAACAGCCCTAATTTTGTGGCGACCGAGAACGGTGCCTATTATGCCGAATTGACCGATATTTTTGGCTGTACCAACCAAAGCGACCCGCTCCAACTCAATCTGCTCGATGGTTTTGGCAACATCAACGGACAGGTGTGGGCCGACGTAAACAACAATGGCATCATTGACGCAGGCGACACCTTGGTTTCCGGCATCTTGGTCAATTTGTTGCAAAACGGAAACCCCGTCGAGACAGGTCAATCTGGAGCCAATGGAGCATTTTCGTTTGTGAATGTGGCAGCGAGCGATTATGTCGTGGAAATTGATGCCGCTCAACTACCCGCCGGGTGGAGCATCATCGTCGGTCAAAACACCCTCTCTCTTGTGGGCTGCAATGCCTTGGGCGAGTCTGCTTTGCTGCTGGGCACTTGCACCAGCACCTCTTCCAGCCTCACGGCTGGTGTTTGCCCCGGCGCATTCTATAATTTCAACGGCACGCTCATCGCACCCGGCCAAACACAGACCTTCACACTAACAGGCAGCAATGGCTGCGACTCCATCGTCACCGTGACGGTGCTGGGCTTGCCCCTCTTGACCTCCACGCTCAACGTCAGTGTATGCCCTGGCGCATTGTACGACTACAATGGCACACTCATCGCGCCCGGTCAATCGCAGGCGTTCAACCTGAGCAACGCGGCCGGTTGCGATTCCATCGTCACGGTCGTGGTGTCTGCCTTGCCCACCTCTGCCAGCGCCCTTGACTTCAGCACTTGCACTGGCACTCTCTACGACTACAATGGCACCCTCATCGCACCAGGCGAGACGCGGGTGTTCACTCTTGTCAACGCAGCGGGCTGCGACTCCATCGTGACCGTGACAGTGAGCGAATCGCCCTCAGAGTATATTGTGGCGCAAGCTTTTGTATGCGAAGGCGACTCCTTGCTTTTGGATGGCGTGTGGATTCAGGCCAACTCCTCGCACATTTTCGCATATCAAAATACCTTCGGATGTGACTCCATCGTAGAAGTCGCTGTCGGCACTTTTGGCCCATTGGAAACTTCAAGCTTGGATACGGTCATCTGCCCCGGCCAGACTTTCCCCTACAATGGATTGCAACTCGCGCCCGGCTCCATCACCGACGTGGTATTGTCCAATATCTGGGGGTGCGATTCCATCGTGCGCGTGACGGTCAATGCCTACACGGTGGCGCCTCAGCTGCTGGAAGTCAGCGTTTGCCCCGGCGAGGCTTATTTGTTCAACGGCGAGACGATGCTCGCCGGCGAAACACGGGACTTTGTATTCCAAACACCCGAAGGCTGCGACTCTTTGGTGCGCGTGAGCGTCACGGCGCTGCCCGACGCAACTTTCGACCTGCTGACCCAGCCATCCTGTGCCACCTCTCCCACGGGCAGTTTGAGGGTCAACAATGTTGCGGGAGGCTTGCCCCCCTATCGCTATTCGCTTGACGGTCTGGTGTTTCAGGATGAAATGGTGTTCGACAAACAAGCGGCAGGCAATTACACCGTGTTTCTTGAGGATTCAAACGGCTGTTTTTTTGAACAACAGGCCACCGTGCCGACTTTGCCCGCGCTTGAAGTGGCGCTTCCCGACGGCATTTTGCCCTGCGATGCGCCCTTCACACGACTCGAGCCTTTGGTGGGTGGCAATTTGACAGGCTTGGCGTTCAGGTGGTTCAACGGCGACACGACGGCCTTTGCCTCCGTAGCCGAGGTGGGCACGGTATGGGTGGAAGTGAGTAACCAATGCGAAACGGTGCGCCGCGAGGCGCTCGTGAGCTGGGAAGGTCTGGCGGCCAACTCCAACTATGTGTATGTGCCCAACGTGTTCAAGCCTGCCTCCAACGACCCGGACAACTCGCAGTTCAGGCCGCATTTTCAGCCCGGCCTGACGCTGCTCGAATACCGTTTTGAGGTGTTCGACCGCTGGGGCAACCGCCTGTTTAGCGCCGTTCAGCCCGATGCGGGATGGCGGGGCATTTTTCGTGGCGACGACATGAACCCCGGTGTGTTCGTGTGGTACCTCAAAGCACGGTTTGCCTTTTGTGGGCGCGAGCGCAATTTGTTGTTGTCAGGCGATGTGACGGTGGTTCGTTGA
- a CDS encoding DUF1501 domain-containing protein yields the protein MKRRSFLKIFPAAASVSPFMVNGFSMRPFANRKMAHLLSSCDEVRERVLVLIQLKGGNDGLNTLIPIPRYDRYMQLRGTTGIAENKYIPLDGTLPGEDQVALHPAMTGVKALYDKGWASIVQGVGYDNMNQSHFKGTDLWLSGGGGAPALQNIPSGWMGRALQAFYPDVEGAPTPDMPDPLGIQVGDPNTSLGFHTETQHQNVINLSGQDVAGFYSLIQTIGGAPILNVPDTDQGAELEYIMGVEQSINQYAQRITQVFNNGSNAITTYPNNGFANQLKTVARMIRGGCQTKIYLCQLGGFDNHSAQVDSGDTSLGTHANLLKTLSDSVKTFFDDLEALGIADRVAACTFSEFGRCAKENGSFGTDHGTLAPMLLFGKGIRPSVLGTNVDLDDLTADNQLKNKQFDYRQVFATLLQDWLGASPFILEQTMFESYSKVFLVQKGYMVEPDCYYGDTTAIFDPFPKKWGPMSISPNPASFSVEITYQAEASFDAVLSLHSVGGSLVTASNQKILPGNNLFYLDVMSLPPGTYFARLQNKSTGKAEVAKVSVTR from the coding sequence CGGCCTTTTGCCAACCGAAAAATGGCTCATCTGCTCTCCTCGTGCGACGAAGTGCGCGAACGGGTGCTGGTGCTCATCCAGTTGAAGGGAGGCAACGACGGGCTGAACACCCTCATCCCCATCCCGCGATACGACCGCTATATGCAGCTGCGCGGCACCACCGGAATCGCCGAAAACAAGTACATTCCCTTGGACGGCACCCTTCCCGGTGAAGACCAAGTGGCCCTGCACCCCGCCATGACAGGCGTGAAGGCGCTCTATGACAAAGGTTGGGCATCCATCGTGCAAGGAGTGGGATACGACAACATGAACCAGTCACACTTCAAGGGCACGGATTTGTGGCTATCCGGTGGGGGCGGTGCCCCTGCATTGCAAAACATCCCGTCGGGATGGATGGGGCGCGCGCTCCAAGCCTTCTATCCCGATGTGGAGGGCGCCCCCACACCCGATATGCCCGACCCTTTGGGCATACAGGTGGGCGACCCAAACACCTCTTTGGGCTTTCACACCGAGACCCAGCACCAAAACGTCATCAACCTGAGCGGACAGGATGTGGCGGGCTTTTACTCGCTTATCCAGACCATCGGCGGAGCGCCCATTCTCAACGTGCCAGATACTGACCAAGGCGCTGAGTTGGAATACATCATGGGAGTGGAGCAAAGCATCAACCAGTATGCCCAGCGCATCACGCAGGTGTTCAACAATGGCTCGAACGCCATCACCACCTATCCGAACAACGGTTTTGCCAACCAATTGAAGACCGTTGCTCGCATGATTCGCGGCGGCTGCCAGACCAAAATTTATCTGTGCCAATTGGGCGGATTCGACAACCACAGCGCCCAAGTGGATTCGGGCGACACTAGCCTCGGCACCCATGCCAACTTGCTGAAAACGCTCTCCGATTCGGTCAAGACTTTCTTCGACGACCTCGAAGCATTGGGCATTGCCGACCGCGTGGCAGCTTGCACCTTCTCCGAATTTGGCCGTTGCGCCAAAGAAAACGGCTCTTTCGGCACCGACCATGGCACACTCGCGCCCATGTTGCTTTTTGGGAAAGGAATACGACCCTCCGTGCTCGGCACCAATGTTGACCTCGACGACCTCACGGCGGACAATCAATTGAAAAACAAACAATTCGACTACCGTCAAGTGTTTGCCACGCTGTTGCAAGATTGGTTGGGGGCCAGTCCGTTCATCTTGGAACAAACCATGTTTGAAAGCTACTCAAAGGTATTTTTGGTACAAAAAGGCTACATGGTCGAACCAGACTGCTATTACGGCGATACGACGGCCATTTTTGACCCCTTCCCTAAAAAATGGGGACCTATGAGCATCTCGCCAAACCCCGCCTCGTTCAGTGTCGAAATCACTTACCAAGCAGAGGCATCATTCGACGCGGTGCTTTCGCTCCATAGCGTGGGCGGCTCTTTGGTGACGGCCTCCAATCAGAAAATCCTGCCGGGCAACAACCTTTTCTACCTAGACGTGATGTCCCTCCCGCCGGGTACCTATTTTGCCCGTTTGCAAAACAAATCAACTGGCAAGGCAGAGGTGGCAAAAGTGAGCGTGACGCGATAG